Proteins from a single region of Pithys albifrons albifrons isolate INPA30051 chromosome 12, PitAlb_v1, whole genome shotgun sequence:
- the ATMIN gene encoding ATM interactor isoform X2 — protein MWKPIELSTSQLIVFQDGKLNAPIRKGLKTSQKFYCCPIEGCPRGPNRPFSQFSLVKQHFMKMHAEKKHKCDKCSNSYGTEWYLKRHIEVCGKTFQCTCGCPYASRTALLSHIYRTGHEIPAEHRDPPSKKRKMESSAHNQQLAEKANEAFINTHSNAPATQELESSEVKVVASLEGSCSSNFTNQMQPKCAPKMLLPKPKVALVKLPVMQVAHLPVYVSATDPSVKPAVVAVDNQGSVVSTVHLLPQSIGILIPALEAETLVFKDSMPVSKVTNAADREPVSTGVQVELDKVPSSNTGQELGSVCHKNKISSINIQTDLSYISQNFVPAAAWTPNSCVSSCSQTDLSFSSQVSLPISVQTQTLLPPSKLTSSIAAQTDAFSQGCFPTCGISRETQTSRTQECIDGRVQMDQAVMCSDIFDNVPSSYNVSTPIELPENNLIPANIDQTLLQRSNCKSLNQDTVKSESLISFNTQTNILPPQNTTDNQTQTMDLLSDLENIFSGNMSGQTLDNRGLLSETSSNADTHLPSGPSQSAGIDFDIEEFFSASNIQTQTEESELGTLNSEPVLESLDIETQTDFLFSDSATQSYNCRGNSNFLGLEMFDTQTQTDLNFFLDSTTHLPLGSILKQSSFSMSTDSSDTETQTEVYMATKHTPTQNIESKVQLSSAETQTMDSCFENLGSLFLTSNETQTAMDDFLLADLAWNTMESQFSSVETQTCGELCSLFQSSDKANH, from the exons ATGTGGAAACCCATCGAATTGTCAACTTCTCAACTGATTGTTTTTCAGGATGGAAAACTTAATGCACCAATAAGGAAGGGTTTGAAAACTTCACAGAAATTCTACTGCTGTCCTATTGAAGGCTGCCCTAGAGGACCAAACAGACCATTTTCCCAATTTTCTCTTGTAAAACAG CACTTTATGAAAATGCATGCCGAAAAGAAGCACAAATGTGATAAATGTAGTAACTCCTATGGCACAGAATGGTATTTGAAACGGCATATAGAGGTCTGTGGCAAGACTTTCCAGTGTACTTGTGGGTGCCCTTATGCCAGCAGAACAGCACTGCTGTCTCACATTTACAGAACTGGCCATGAAATTCCTGCAGAACACAG GGATCCTCCtagtaagaaaaggaaaatggaatcCTCCGCACATAATCAGCAGTTGGCAGAGAAAGCAAACGAAGCGTTCATCAATACTCACAGTAATGCTCCTGCCACTCAGGAACTGGAGTCCTCTGAAGTGAAAGTCGTGGCCTCTCTTgaaggctcctgcagctctaaCTTCACAAACCAAATGCAGCCCAAATGTGCCCCGAAGATGCTTTTGCCCAAGCCCAAGGTGGCTCTGGTTAAGCTCCCAGTGATGCAGGTTGCTCACCTGCCTGTGTATGTGTCTGCAACAGACCCTTCTGTCAAACCTGCTGTAGTGGCTGTTGATAATCAAGGTTCAGTTGTAAGTACTGTTCATTTACTGCCTCAATCTATAGGAATTCTGATTCCAGCCCTGGAGGCAGAAACCCTTGTCTTTAAAGATAGTATGCCTGTTTCAAAAGTGACAAATGCTGCTGATCGTGAGCCAGTAAGTACTGGTGTACAAGTGGAGCTGGATAAGGTTCCATCGAGTAACACAGGGCAAGAGCTGGGAAGTGTTTGTCACAAGAACAAAATTTCTTCAATAAATATCCAGACTGACTTATCTTACATTTCACAGAACTTTGTACCAGCTGCAGCCTGGACTCCCAATTCGTGTGTGTCCTCGTGCTCTCAGACAGATCTGTCCTTCAGTTCCCAGGTGTCCTTACCCATCAGTGTGCAGACACAGactctgctgcctccctccaAACTCACTTCATCCATAGCTGCTCAGACTGATGCTTTCAGTCAGGGGTGTTTTCCAACGTGTGGCATTTCTAGAGAGACTCAAACCAGTAGGACACAGGAGTGTATTGATGGGAGAGTTCAGATGGACCAGGCTGTGATGTGCAGTGACATCTTTGACAATGTTCCCTCATCATATAATGTTTCCACACCCATTGAACTTCCAGAGAACAATTTAATTCCTGCAAACATAGATCAAACCTTGCTGCAAAGAAGTAATTGCAAGAGCCTGAATCAGGACACGGTGAAGTCTGAATCCCTGATCAGCTTCAATACACAGACTAATATACTTCCACCTCAAAATACAACTGATAATCAAACCCAGACAATGGACCTGCTAAGTGATCTGGAAAACATCTTTTCAGGAAATATGTCTGGCCAGACACTGGATAATCGTGGCCTTTTGTCTGAGACAAGTTCTAATGCTGACACACATCTGCCATCTGGCCCATCACAGAGTGCAGGGATAGACTTTGACATTGAAGAGTTCTTTTCAGCATCCAATATCCAAACTCAGACTGAAGAGAGTGAGCTTGGTACCCTAAACTCTGAGCCAGTTTTGGAGTCACTGGACATTGAAACTCAGActgatttcttattttcagacAGTGCCACTCAATCATACAACTGCCGGGGAAATTCTAACTTCTTAGGTCTGGAGATGTTTgatacacagacacagacagacctgAATTTCTTTTTGGACAGTACTACCCATCTGCCTTTAGGAAGTATTCTGAAGCAGTCCAGTTTCTCCATGAGTACTGACTCATCTGATACAGAAACCCAGACAGAAGTCTATATGGCTACTAAACACACACCTACTCAGAACATTGAAAGCAAAGtccagctcagcagtgctgagaccCAGACTATGGACAGCTGCTTTGAGAATCTGGGGAGTTTATTCCTCACCAGCAATGAGACACAGACAGCAATGGATGACTTTCTTCTGGCTGACTTAGCCTGGAATACAATGGAGTCCCAGTTCAGTTCAGTAGAAACACAGACCTGTGGAGAGCTGTGCTCCTTGTTCCAGAGCTCTGACAAGGCCAACCACTGA
- the ATMIN gene encoding ATM interactor isoform X1: protein MAAAAAAAGRRGGALARPPVPGRDGPPAAELVRPSVTELSQVRTNILCTVPGCGKVLPNSPALNMHLSKAHPLQDGKLNAPIRKGLKTSQKFYCCPIEGCPRGPNRPFSQFSLVKQHFMKMHAEKKHKCDKCSNSYGTEWYLKRHIEVCGKTFQCTCGCPYASRTALLSHIYRTGHEIPAEHRDPPSKKRKMESSAHNQQLAEKANEAFINTHSNAPATQELESSEVKVVASLEGSCSSNFTNQMQPKCAPKMLLPKPKVALVKLPVMQVAHLPVYVSATDPSVKPAVVAVDNQGSVVSTVHLLPQSIGILIPALEAETLVFKDSMPVSKVTNAADREPVSTGVQVELDKVPSSNTGQELGSVCHKNKISSINIQTDLSYISQNFVPAAAWTPNSCVSSCSQTDLSFSSQVSLPISVQTQTLLPPSKLTSSIAAQTDAFSQGCFPTCGISRETQTSRTQECIDGRVQMDQAVMCSDIFDNVPSSYNVSTPIELPENNLIPANIDQTLLQRSNCKSLNQDTVKSESLISFNTQTNILPPQNTTDNQTQTMDLLSDLENIFSGNMSGQTLDNRGLLSETSSNADTHLPSGPSQSAGIDFDIEEFFSASNIQTQTEESELGTLNSEPVLESLDIETQTDFLFSDSATQSYNCRGNSNFLGLEMFDTQTQTDLNFFLDSTTHLPLGSILKQSSFSMSTDSSDTETQTEVYMATKHTPTQNIESKVQLSSAETQTMDSCFENLGSLFLTSNETQTAMDDFLLADLAWNTMESQFSSVETQTCGELCSLFQSSDKANH from the exons atggcggcggcggcggcggcggccgggcgGCGTGGCGGGGCCTTGGCGCGGCCCCCCGTGCCCGGGCGGGACGGGCCGCCCGCCGCCGAGCTGGTGCGGCCCTCGGTCACTGAGCTGTCCCAAGTGCGGACCAACATCCTGTGCACCGTGCCCGGCTGCGGGAAGGTGCTGCCCAACAGCCCGGCCCTCAACATGCACCTCAGCAAGGCGCACCCGCTGCAG GATGGAAAACTTAATGCACCAATAAGGAAGGGTTTGAAAACTTCACAGAAATTCTACTGCTGTCCTATTGAAGGCTGCCCTAGAGGACCAAACAGACCATTTTCCCAATTTTCTCTTGTAAAACAG CACTTTATGAAAATGCATGCCGAAAAGAAGCACAAATGTGATAAATGTAGTAACTCCTATGGCACAGAATGGTATTTGAAACGGCATATAGAGGTCTGTGGCAAGACTTTCCAGTGTACTTGTGGGTGCCCTTATGCCAGCAGAACAGCACTGCTGTCTCACATTTACAGAACTGGCCATGAAATTCCTGCAGAACACAG GGATCCTCCtagtaagaaaaggaaaatggaatcCTCCGCACATAATCAGCAGTTGGCAGAGAAAGCAAACGAAGCGTTCATCAATACTCACAGTAATGCTCCTGCCACTCAGGAACTGGAGTCCTCTGAAGTGAAAGTCGTGGCCTCTCTTgaaggctcctgcagctctaaCTTCACAAACCAAATGCAGCCCAAATGTGCCCCGAAGATGCTTTTGCCCAAGCCCAAGGTGGCTCTGGTTAAGCTCCCAGTGATGCAGGTTGCTCACCTGCCTGTGTATGTGTCTGCAACAGACCCTTCTGTCAAACCTGCTGTAGTGGCTGTTGATAATCAAGGTTCAGTTGTAAGTACTGTTCATTTACTGCCTCAATCTATAGGAATTCTGATTCCAGCCCTGGAGGCAGAAACCCTTGTCTTTAAAGATAGTATGCCTGTTTCAAAAGTGACAAATGCTGCTGATCGTGAGCCAGTAAGTACTGGTGTACAAGTGGAGCTGGATAAGGTTCCATCGAGTAACACAGGGCAAGAGCTGGGAAGTGTTTGTCACAAGAACAAAATTTCTTCAATAAATATCCAGACTGACTTATCTTACATTTCACAGAACTTTGTACCAGCTGCAGCCTGGACTCCCAATTCGTGTGTGTCCTCGTGCTCTCAGACAGATCTGTCCTTCAGTTCCCAGGTGTCCTTACCCATCAGTGTGCAGACACAGactctgctgcctccctccaAACTCACTTCATCCATAGCTGCTCAGACTGATGCTTTCAGTCAGGGGTGTTTTCCAACGTGTGGCATTTCTAGAGAGACTCAAACCAGTAGGACACAGGAGTGTATTGATGGGAGAGTTCAGATGGACCAGGCTGTGATGTGCAGTGACATCTTTGACAATGTTCCCTCATCATATAATGTTTCCACACCCATTGAACTTCCAGAGAACAATTTAATTCCTGCAAACATAGATCAAACCTTGCTGCAAAGAAGTAATTGCAAGAGCCTGAATCAGGACACGGTGAAGTCTGAATCCCTGATCAGCTTCAATACACAGACTAATATACTTCCACCTCAAAATACAACTGATAATCAAACCCAGACAATGGACCTGCTAAGTGATCTGGAAAACATCTTTTCAGGAAATATGTCTGGCCAGACACTGGATAATCGTGGCCTTTTGTCTGAGACAAGTTCTAATGCTGACACACATCTGCCATCTGGCCCATCACAGAGTGCAGGGATAGACTTTGACATTGAAGAGTTCTTTTCAGCATCCAATATCCAAACTCAGACTGAAGAGAGTGAGCTTGGTACCCTAAACTCTGAGCCAGTTTTGGAGTCACTGGACATTGAAACTCAGActgatttcttattttcagacAGTGCCACTCAATCATACAACTGCCGGGGAAATTCTAACTTCTTAGGTCTGGAGATGTTTgatacacagacacagacagacctgAATTTCTTTTTGGACAGTACTACCCATCTGCCTTTAGGAAGTATTCTGAAGCAGTCCAGTTTCTCCATGAGTACTGACTCATCTGATACAGAAACCCAGACAGAAGTCTATATGGCTACTAAACACACACCTACTCAGAACATTGAAAGCAAAGtccagctcagcagtgctgagaccCAGACTATGGACAGCTGCTTTGAGAATCTGGGGAGTTTATTCCTCACCAGCAATGAGACACAGACAGCAATGGATGACTTTCTTCTGGCTGACTTAGCCTGGAATACAATGGAGTCCCAGTTCAGTTCAGTAGAAACACAGACCTGTGGAGAGCTGTGCTCCTTGTTCCAGAGCTCTGACAAGGCCAACCACTGA